A stretch of Mycobacterium sp. ITM-2016-00316 DNA encodes these proteins:
- a CDS encoding DUF167 domain-containing protein, with translation MTEVVSVRVKPGSKKGPLVEAGPDGALTIYVRERAVEGKANDAVVALLAKHLGVPRSRVELASGATSRMKRFRIS, from the coding sequence ATGACAGAGGTCGTCTCGGTGCGGGTCAAGCCCGGCAGCAAGAAGGGCCCGTTGGTCGAGGCGGGACCGGACGGCGCGTTGACGATCTACGTACGCGAGCGGGCGGTCGAGGGCAAGGCCAACGACGCGGTCGTCGCCCTGCTCGCCAAGCATCTAGGCGTGCCGCGCAGTCGCGTCGAGTTGGCGTCGGGGGCGACGTCGCGGATGAAGCGCTTCCGCATCTCGTGA
- a CDS encoding ABC transporter ATP-binding protein yields the protein MTNSPEAAERPVLLEVRDIVVHYGRIRALHGVSLVVHEGELVTLLGSNGAGKTTMMRAISGLLPLTSGSVWFDGKDIGKVKAHRRVSDGLIQAPEGRGVFPGMTIIENLEMGCYGRKFPSKSEHDEKLDWVLTTFPRLAERRNQVGGTLSGGEQQMLAIGRALMARPKVLLLDEPSMGLAPMVISQIFRIISEINSQGTTVLLVEQNAQQALSRSDRAYILETGEVTRTGVAADLLKDDSIRAAYLGVA from the coding sequence ATGACGAACTCGCCTGAGGCCGCCGAGCGTCCGGTCCTGTTGGAGGTGCGTGACATCGTCGTGCACTACGGCAGAATCCGCGCACTGCATGGTGTTTCGCTGGTGGTTCACGAAGGTGAGCTGGTCACTCTGCTGGGCTCCAACGGCGCCGGCAAGACCACCATGATGCGGGCCATCTCGGGACTGCTGCCGCTCACGTCGGGTTCGGTATGGTTCGACGGCAAGGACATCGGCAAGGTCAAGGCGCATCGGCGGGTATCCGACGGACTGATCCAGGCTCCCGAGGGGCGCGGCGTCTTTCCCGGCATGACCATCATCGAGAACCTCGAAATGGGTTGCTATGGAAGGAAATTCCCGTCGAAGTCCGAGCATGACGAGAAGCTCGACTGGGTGCTCACCACCTTCCCGAGGCTGGCCGAGCGCCGCAACCAGGTCGGTGGCACCTTGTCCGGTGGCGAGCAGCAGATGCTGGCCATCGGCCGCGCCCTGATGGCGCGGCCGAAGGTGCTGCTGCTCGATGAACCCTCGATGGGTCTTGCGCCGATGGTGATATCGCAGATCTTCCGCATCATCTCCGAGATCAACAGCCAGGGCACCACGGTGCTGCTGGTGGAACAGAACGCGCAGCAGGCACTCAGCAGATCCGACCGGGCCTACATCCTGGAGACCGGCGAAGTCACCCGCACCGGCGTGGCAGCCGACCTGCTCAAGGACGACAGCATTCGGGCCGCCTACCTCGGCGTGGCCTGA
- a CDS encoding ABC transporter ATP-binding protein, protein MTDAESFENVAEIASVHREIKADEGEVLLQTNDLTVQFGGLTALDAVSFNIKRGEILGLIGPNGAGKTTCFNAITGVYRPSSGSVTFDGSPIGRIKRHQITRLGIARTFQNIRLFGEMTALENVMVGTDARHHTSVPGALFRSSRHRREEKSAIERSAALLHFVGIAHRGEEKAKNLPYGDQRRLEIARALATEPKLLCLDEPAAGFNPSEKSALIDLIRKIRDDGYTVLLIEHDMRLVMGVTDRIVVLEFGRKIADGLPAEIREDPKVIAAYLGVPDDELA, encoded by the coding sequence ATGACCGACGCCGAGAGTTTCGAGAATGTCGCCGAGATCGCCAGTGTGCACCGCGAGATCAAGGCCGATGAGGGCGAAGTCCTGCTGCAGACCAACGATCTCACTGTCCAGTTCGGCGGTCTGACGGCCCTGGATGCGGTGTCGTTCAACATCAAGCGCGGGGAGATCCTCGGGCTGATCGGGCCCAACGGGGCCGGCAAGACCACCTGCTTCAACGCGATCACCGGTGTGTACCGGCCCAGTTCGGGTTCCGTCACGTTCGACGGATCACCGATCGGGCGCATCAAACGACATCAGATCACCCGGCTGGGGATTGCCCGCACCTTCCAGAACATCCGACTGTTCGGTGAGATGACCGCCTTGGAGAACGTCATGGTGGGCACCGATGCGCGGCATCACACCTCGGTGCCGGGCGCGCTGTTCCGGTCATCGCGGCATCGTCGTGAAGAGAAGTCGGCCATCGAGAGGTCAGCTGCGTTACTGCATTTCGTCGGTATCGCCCACCGTGGCGAGGAGAAGGCCAAGAACCTGCCCTATGGTGACCAGCGCCGCCTGGAGATCGCGCGGGCGCTGGCCACCGAACCCAAGCTGCTGTGCCTGGACGAGCCCGCGGCCGGATTCAACCCGAGCGAGAAGTCGGCGCTGATCGACCTGATCCGCAAGATCCGCGATGACGGTTACACGGTGCTGCTCATCGAACACGACATGCGCCTGGTGATGGGGGTGACCGACCGGATCGTGGTACTGGAGTTCGGTCGCAAGATCGCCGACGGTCTGCCTGCCGAAATCCGCGAGGACCCCAAGGTCATCGCCGCCTATCTGGGGGTCCCCGATGACGAACTCGCCTGA
- a CDS encoding ABC transporter permease subunit, translating to MTTSTGPGTRWAKIMDWWDGLTRAQKWVFGIVLFAGIALSPLFTPAFLDTPGISFGGTMAQFAMVAIIAIGLNVVVGQAGLLDLGYVGFYAVGAYTVALLTSPESPWNQMGASGFFSTPWAWLSCVPIAMAVTALSGLILGTPTLRLRGDYLAIVTLGFGEIIRLLADNLADVTNGPRGLNEVAFPHFLESEQHPEGVFSVSNSAGDANYGTWWFWLGLILIVGILLLVGNLERSRVGRAWIAVREDEDAAEVMGVNAFKFKLWAFTIGAAIGGLSGALYAGQVQYVAPPTFNIINSMLFLCAVVLGGQGNKLGVILGAFIIVYLPNRLLGVHFAGIDMGNLKYLFFGLALVVLMIFRPQGLFPARQHLLTYAKAARELLRSKPTDTEPVK from the coding sequence ATGACCACTTCTACCGGCCCGGGCACCCGCTGGGCGAAGATCATGGACTGGTGGGACGGTCTGACCCGAGCCCAGAAATGGGTGTTCGGTATCGTGCTGTTCGCCGGGATCGCGCTCTCGCCGCTGTTCACGCCGGCCTTTCTGGACACCCCGGGAATCAGCTTCGGTGGCACCATGGCCCAGTTCGCGATGGTCGCCATCATCGCGATCGGGCTCAATGTCGTTGTCGGCCAAGCCGGTCTGCTCGACTTGGGTTATGTCGGCTTCTACGCCGTCGGCGCCTACACGGTCGCGTTGCTGACCAGCCCGGAGAGCCCGTGGAATCAGATGGGTGCATCGGGTTTCTTCAGCACCCCGTGGGCCTGGCTGTCCTGCGTGCCGATCGCGATGGCGGTCACCGCGTTGAGCGGTCTGATCCTCGGCACGCCGACGCTGCGCCTGCGTGGTGATTATCTGGCCATCGTCACATTGGGGTTCGGCGAGATCATCCGGCTGCTCGCCGACAACCTGGCCGATGTCACCAACGGCCCGCGTGGCCTCAATGAGGTTGCCTTCCCACACTTTCTGGAGAGCGAGCAGCATCCCGAGGGCGTGTTCTCGGTGTCCAACTCCGCCGGGGACGCCAACTACGGAACCTGGTGGTTCTGGCTGGGCCTCATTCTGATCGTCGGTATCCTGCTGCTGGTCGGCAACCTGGAACGCAGCCGGGTGGGGCGGGCCTGGATAGCTGTCCGCGAGGACGAGGACGCCGCGGAAGTGATGGGCGTCAACGCGTTCAAGTTCAAACTGTGGGCATTCACCATCGGCGCGGCCATCGGCGGTCTGTCCGGTGCGCTGTACGCCGGTCAGGTGCAATACGTTGCGCCGCCGACCTTCAACATCATCAACTCGATGCTGTTCCTGTGCGCGGTGGTGCTCGGAGGTCAGGGCAACAAGCTCGGTGTGATCCTCGGCGCGTTCATCATCGTGTACCTGCCCAACCGGCTGCTCGGTGTGCACTTCGCCGGCATCGACATGGGTAACCTGAAGTATCTGTTCTTCGGGCTCGCCCTGGTGGTGCTGATGATCTTCCGGCCCCAGGGCCTGTTCCCGGCCCGTCAGCATCTGCTCACCTATGCCAAGGCCGCGCGTGAGCTGTTGCGGAGCAAGCCGACGGATACGGAGCCGGTGAAATGA
- a CDS encoding branched-chain amino acid ABC transporter permease, producing MNLAANINFNVGALFDSFWQLTIDGLSWGAIYALVAVGYTLVFGVLRLINFAHSEIFMLGMFGAYFALDILMGFTPSGNAYNKGVALTILYLGIAMLFAMLVSGGAAVGLEFIAYRPLRKRNAKALTFLITAIGMSFVLQQFVLFILPKLIPGYGGPNAQQPIVLVQPKTQFELFGVAISNTTIVIIGSALVLALLTDVALNRTKLGRGVRAVAQDANTATLMGVSRERVIMTTFLIGGLLAGAAALLYTLKVPQGIIYSGGFLLGIKAFSAAVLGGIGNLRGALLGGLLLGVMENYGQAVFGTQWRDVVAFVLLVLVLLIRPTGILGESLGKARA from the coding sequence ATGAACCTGGCCGCCAACATCAACTTCAATGTCGGAGCGTTGTTCGACAGCTTCTGGCAGTTGACGATCGACGGCCTGTCCTGGGGCGCGATCTACGCCCTGGTCGCAGTCGGTTACACCCTGGTCTTCGGCGTGCTGAGGCTGATCAACTTCGCGCACTCGGAGATCTTCATGCTCGGCATGTTCGGCGCCTACTTCGCGCTGGACATCCTGATGGGCTTCACGCCGAGCGGCAACGCCTACAACAAGGGCGTCGCGCTGACCATCCTCTACCTGGGCATCGCGATGCTGTTCGCGATGCTGGTCTCCGGCGGCGCCGCGGTCGGCCTGGAGTTCATCGCCTACCGCCCGCTGCGCAAACGCAACGCCAAGGCGCTCACCTTCCTGATCACCGCGATCGGCATGTCCTTCGTGCTGCAGCAGTTCGTGCTGTTCATCCTGCCCAAGCTGATACCGGGCTACGGCGGCCCGAACGCCCAGCAGCCCATCGTGTTGGTGCAACCCAAGACCCAGTTCGAACTGTTCGGCGTCGCGATCTCCAACACCACGATCGTCATCATCGGGTCGGCACTGGTGCTGGCGCTGCTCACCGACGTGGCGCTCAACCGCACCAAGCTCGGCCGCGGTGTCCGCGCGGTCGCCCAGGACGCGAACACCGCGACGCTGATGGGGGTGTCCCGCGAGCGCGTCATCATGACGACCTTCCTCATCGGCGGCCTGCTCGCCGGTGCCGCGGCGCTGCTGTACACCCTGAAGGTGCCCCAGGGCATCATCTACTCGGGCGGATTTCTCTTGGGTATCAAGGCCTTCTCGGCCGCGGTGCTCGGCGGTATCGGCAACCTGCGCGGCGCGCTGCTCGGTGGCCTGCTGCTCGGCGTCATGGAGAACTACGGTCAGGCGGTATTCGGCACCCAGTGGCGTGACGTCGTCGCGTTCGTCCTGCTGGTCTTGGTGCTGTTGATCAGACCGACGGGCATCTTGGGCGAGAGCCTCGGGAAGGCGCGAGCATGA
- a CDS encoding branched-chain amino acid ABC transporter substrate-binding protein codes for MRGHVARKAFALGSAGLMALAIAGCSQSTPEEEASQTNLKIVEKVQIDENGAEVAAAEGAAPANPAGDGKATCPPVSIAMAGALNGPDAALGINIKNGVQLAIDQHNEANPGCQVQLKPFDTEGDPQKASNIAPRIVEDQYTIGLVGPAFSGETKATGGVFDQAGLVAATASATNVTLSENGWKTFFRGLANDGVQGPSVANYLKNNLGHKKICVVDDSTDYGLGLATAVRDTLGPVADPACNISVKKGDKDFSAAVTQINGAAPESVFFSGYYAEAAPLVQQLRDGGFEGVFASADGTKDPEFVKQAGESSKGAVLACPCGPATGSFAEEYTAKFNTEPGTYSAEGYDLGTILLKGIDSGAITRPALLDFVRNYQGQGVAREYQWTPEGELTTTLIWIYDVQ; via the coding sequence GTGCGCGGTCACGTGGCACGCAAGGCATTTGCTCTCGGAAGCGCGGGCCTGATGGCCCTGGCGATTGCCGGCTGCAGTCAGAGCACGCCCGAAGAAGAGGCGTCCCAGACGAACCTCAAGATCGTGGAAAAGGTGCAGATCGACGAGAACGGCGCCGAGGTTGCGGCCGCCGAGGGCGCTGCACCCGCCAATCCGGCCGGTGACGGCAAGGCCACCTGCCCGCCGGTCTCGATTGCCATGGCCGGTGCCCTCAACGGACCGGACGCCGCGCTCGGCATCAACATCAAGAACGGTGTGCAGCTGGCCATCGATCAGCACAACGAGGCCAATCCGGGTTGCCAGGTGCAGCTCAAGCCGTTCGACACCGAGGGTGATCCGCAGAAGGCCTCCAACATCGCCCCGCGGATCGTCGAGGATCAGTACACGATCGGCCTGGTCGGCCCGGCTTTCTCCGGTGAGACCAAGGCCACCGGCGGTGTGTTCGATCAGGCCGGCCTCGTTGCCGCCACGGCCTCGGCCACCAACGTGACGCTGTCGGAGAACGGCTGGAAGACCTTCTTCCGCGGACTTGCCAACGACGGCGTGCAGGGCCCGTCCGTCGCCAACTATCTGAAGAACAATCTGGGCCATAAGAAGATCTGCGTCGTCGACGACAGCACCGATTACGGTCTCGGGCTGGCCACCGCGGTGCGTGACACCCTGGGCCCCGTGGCCGATCCGGCCTGCAACATCTCGGTGAAGAAGGGCGACAAGGACTTCTCCGCTGCGGTCACCCAGATCAATGGTGCGGCACCGGAATCGGTCTTCTTCAGTGGCTACTACGCCGAGGCTGCGCCGCTGGTCCAGCAGCTCCGTGACGGTGGATTCGAGGGCGTGTTCGCCAGCGCCGACGGCACGAAGGATCCCGAGTTCGTCAAGCAGGCGGGCGAATCGTCCAAGGGCGCGGTGCTGGCCTGCCCGTGCGGCCCGGCCACCGGGTCGTTCGCCGAGGAGTACACCGCGAAGTTCAATACCGAACCCGGCACGTACAGCGCCGAGGGTTATGACCTGGGCACCATCCTGCTCAAGGGCATCGACTCCGGCGCGATCACGCGCCCCGCGCTGCTGGATTTCGTTCGCAACTACCAGGGCCAGGGCGTGGCCCGTGAGTACCAGTGGACTCCGGAAGGTGAGCTCACCACCACGCTCATCTGGATCTACGACGTTCAGTAA
- a CDS encoding ANTAR domain-containing response regulator produces MTDAPAPRRVLIAEDEALIRMDLAEMLGEEGYEVVGQAGDGQEAVDLAESLKPDLVIMDVKMPRRDGIDAASEIATKRIAPIVILTAFSQRELVERARDAGAMAYLVKPFSITDLIPAIEVAVSRFGEIAALEHEVANLSDRLETRKLVERAKGLLQANQGMTEPEAFKWIQRAAMDRRTTMKRVAEVVLETLDTPTEDASGAEK; encoded by the coding sequence ATGACCGACGCTCCTGCACCCCGCCGCGTGCTCATCGCCGAAGATGAGGCGCTCATCCGTATGGACCTGGCCGAGATGCTGGGTGAGGAAGGTTATGAGGTCGTCGGGCAGGCCGGAGACGGTCAGGAAGCGGTCGATCTCGCGGAAAGCCTGAAACCGGATCTGGTGATCATGGACGTCAAGATGCCCCGCCGGGACGGGATCGACGCGGCATCGGAGATCGCGACCAAGCGCATCGCGCCGATCGTCATTCTGACCGCCTTCAGCCAGCGCGAACTTGTCGAACGCGCCCGCGATGCGGGTGCGATGGCCTACCTGGTCAAGCCGTTCTCCATCACCGATCTGATCCCGGCCATCGAGGTCGCAGTCAGCCGGTTCGGGGAGATCGCCGCCCTGGAGCACGAGGTCGCGAACCTGTCGGACCGCCTGGAGACGCGCAAGCTCGTCGAGCGCGCGAAGGGTTTGCTGCAGGCGAACCAGGGGATGACCGAGCCTGAGGCGTTCAAGTGGATCCAGCGGGCCGCGATGGATCGCCGCACCACGATGAAGCGGGTGGCCGAAGTGGTGCTCGAGACCCTCGACACGCCGACCGAGGATGCCTCCGGCGCCGAGAAATGA